In one Desulfoferula mesophila genomic region, the following are encoded:
- a CDS encoding ketopantoate reductase family protein — MKQIQTVWVVGAGALGSVLAALLHLNGKAQTYLLGASPHWQKVRDEDLLLQQPGRDDRRIPLQTCAWDEVPELGAGHAVLLTGKATDLPQVCARLRPKLGREALVFTLQNGLGVREMAGGLLERPVEAGVALFGARSVAPGQAFFFGPGRLILSAGPAAQALSEVLASEDLVCEQTEDYKSAEWFKLAVNCLANPLAGILNLPNHQLISPTLDPAKEALLSEVKAVALAEGVEVELSVERFNQMLRGDNVPSMRTDIDRGRPSEIDFINGAIVRLAAKHGLTAPANQLVTSLIKCLAG, encoded by the coding sequence ATGAAGCAGATCCAAACCGTGTGGGTGGTGGGTGCCGGGGCCTTGGGCTCGGTGCTGGCCGCCCTGTTGCATCTAAACGGCAAGGCCCAAACCTATCTGCTGGGGGCCAGCCCTCATTGGCAAAAGGTACGCGACGAGGATCTGCTCTTGCAGCAGCCCGGCCGCGACGACCGGCGGATTCCCCTGCAAACTTGCGCTTGGGATGAGGTGCCTGAACTGGGCGCGGGACACGCGGTGCTCTTGACCGGCAAGGCCACGGACCTGCCCCAGGTCTGCGCCAGGCTGCGGCCCAAGCTGGGCCGGGAGGCCCTGGTCTTTACCCTGCAAAACGGCCTGGGGGTGCGCGAGATGGCCGGGGGGCTCCTGGAGCGCCCGGTGGAGGCGGGGGTGGCCCTGTTCGGAGCGCGCAGCGTGGCTCCGGGACAGGCGTTCTTCTTCGGCCCCGGCCGCTTGATTCTCAGCGCGGGCCCGGCGGCCCAGGCCCTGAGCGAGGTGCTGGCCAGCGAAGACCTAGTCTGCGAGCAGACCGAGGATTATAAAAGCGCCGAGTGGTTCAAGCTGGCGGTCAACTGCCTGGCCAACCCCTTGGCGGGCATCCTCAACCTGCCCAACCACCAGCTGATCAGCCCGACGCTGGACCCGGCCAAGGAGGCGCTGTTGAGCGAGGTCAAGGCGGTGGCCTTGGCCGAGGGGGTGGAGGTGGAGCTGAGCGTGGAGCGCTTCAACCAGATGTTGCGCGGCGACAACGTGCCCTCCATGCGCACCGACATCGACCGCGGCCGTCCCTCGGAGATCGATTTCATCAATGGGGCCATCGTGCGTCTGGCCGCCAAGCACGGCCTGACGGCTCCGGCCAATCAATTGGTTACTTCCCTTATCAAATGCCTGGCCGGTTGA